The nucleotide window CATAGTCCGCAAAGACCACCGACGAAAAGAGTTCGCCGACCCATTTTAGTCATGAGATACCATGCTCCAAAAGTACCAACCATGTTGATGGCGTACTGACCCATCGCGAAGTCGTATGGGATTTGACCGGTAAGACCAGCCTGCTCGAAGAAGTAAGTGGAATAATTGGAGAAGGTGTTGCCAGCCAAATTTTGAGTGGCCCAAAGCATACAAACGATCTCAGTCCTGCGGAGATTAACCCCTTTGAAGCAGTCGAGGTAAGATGCACCAGAAGTGATATCTTGTTCCAATTCAGTAGTGTGTCGAATCATGTCGATTGTTTCGGTTGCATCAAATGTAGGATCGGTCTTAGAAGAAGTCAATCGAAGTAAAGATTTCTTGGCTTGTTCAATTCGACCTTTGCGGACCAGCCACCAAGGAGATTCGGGAGCAAAGTAAATACCAATAATCAAGGGAGGATAGAACATCCACTAAGTCCTGGGTCAGCTTCACATCGGGGAAGAATAGGATGTCCCCTCTCACCATAAGTCCATAAGGTATGCGGTATGCCCATTGATCGGTTCGGCCGAATTGAGATTTTATTACTCCAATACCGACAAGCTGTCCCCATCCCCAGCAGAAATTACCATAACTGGTGAGGTATCCTCGAAGTGCCACAGGGCAAACTTCAGCAGCGTAAGATATGGCAACTGTGAAACGGTCAGCTCTGAGCCTCATCTTTGAGCTATATTACTGACTCGACTGAAAGACACCCCACGGGATGCCAGCGAGAATTTCACCCGCGAGCAATGTTTGAATATTGGGAGcgcaaaagaagattgcGGTCACGCCGGTGAGCCAGATTAGACAGGCCAAGATTACAATTCGATATCCGAAACGCTCAGTCGCGAGACCATTAACTGTGAAATAGTGTTATAGTGTTAGATCTGGATTATCACTAGGAAGGGCCACCCACCAATCAAACCCAATATTTGACCACATTGCGCTCCGTTACTTAGGCCAGTTTGCCATCGAGCGGGGACTTGGTATGTGCCATCGGCTCCTTGCACTCCATACTTTCGATTGAAAGGATCAAAGGCGTCTAACTACAGTATCAGCTTTTGCTATCGTATCAACAGAAGAGAACTTACAGAAATTCCCCACAAGAGAGATGTCGTAACCTTCCATTGCGCAACAGGAAGATATAAGAACGGACCACAAGATCGCTTTGGGGTAGAGTTTACAGCCCTGCCACAAGGTCATTTTATGTTCCTTGTCTGTAATAACAAGATTAATGGTGCGTCCGTTCTTGGTTTCAGGTTCAAAATATTGACTCACCCGTCGCTGCAGCGGCGTTGGTAAACATGTTTGTGGTGCTGTCGAGCTTTTCATTTTGCTCCACGTCTTGAGTCTTCAGCTCCTCTGAAGAGAGACTTATACCTGTTACGCCGACCATGGTGCTCGATGTTTGTTATATTGCCGAACTTTCAACCTTCGAAAGAGTTTAAAAGATTCGAAACAAACATGGACATCAGTGGGTTCTATTTATGTTGTTTTCAAGAAGACTTACCTATCTTCTGGAATTGTGTCCCATGCTTCACGTCGGAGCAACCAATAATTGAAGTCACACTTTTTCGGAAGCAGGGCCCCGGGGGGCCCGACCGGGGAGAACATAGTCACATGTCACGATAAACAAACGATTTACATGGATGCCGGCGGCGTTTAAGAGGCATAATTATACTAAGACACAGAACTCATTCGTGAAGGCTTTGGACTCCGGGTTTTGGCTCTGGGTTTTGACTCTCGTTCCGCTTTCAGATCCGTCCTCGGAGACTGAAGTCTTCTGAATGGTGACGGGTTGACCTTTAGTATTATAGTAATATAGTGTTTGCAAATGCAACCCTCTCTTGGTGAGGACATATGGTCACTCCGATTCGGTGTATCTTTATCATGTGACCATCCACCCATCTGCACAGAGGAGGTTGAAGCTGGTGGACGTCGCCGACGAAAAGATTCTCCCCTGCTGGTGGGAGGAGCTCTCGCCCATCCGTTCAACGGATGAAGTGGAggctggtggtggaggtcgGTGGAGTTCCGCGAATGGAAAATCAGCAGTCGACAAATGTCAGGTGTCATTCCGTCTTAATAGATCGTAGGTCGGAGCAACATAAGTTACATGCTGCAAAATACACTCGAAGGACTCCGGACCGTTGCTTTAACAACCGAATGACCTCCGTATTGATCACTATCAAAAGCTGGGAACATAACTTACGCTCCGAGGTTGCAGCCCTTAGCTGGACAATAGCCCATTTTTGAtgcaagatgatgagggggAAAGTCGAAAAGGTGGACAGAGGCGAGAGAACTTATGAGGATGTATTGAGTAGTCTTGAAACTGAGCAGCTTATGGTGGGCAGATAACGAGAGGAGAGCTGGAAGCTAGTCATGGTGAAAAGGGGCATGGGTCTATTTGGAGAGGAATAGTCACAATAGAAAGGACAGAAAGGAGGGGATTGCCGGCAACTTACGGAACACTGATACTCAGAGGAAAAGTCATTCTCAAATCCAACAAAACATTTCGAGTACCGTCACTGAAAAACGAGTCCCCTGATGGGAAGGATTAGGACGAGGAATAAGAATAGAATCGGAAGAGGGAGCGTAGGTGGTGTTGAACCGGTGTGCCACTGGAGCAGTACGCTTAGCAAAGTGAATGTACGGCCATTAGGCTGATATGCAGTGTCAGCAGATGTGAAAACGGCGTATAGGTTGAAA belongs to Cryptococcus neoformans var. grubii H99 chromosome 7, complete sequence and includes:
- a CDS encoding MFS transporter, SP family, general alpha glucoside:H symporter — protein: MVGVTGISLSSEELKTQDVEQNEKLDSTTNMFTNAAAATDKEHKMTLWQGCKLYPKAILWSVLISSCCAMEGYDISLVGNFYAFDPFNRKYGVQGADGTYQVPARWQTGLSNGAQCGQILGLIVNGLATERFGYRIVILACLIWLTGVTAIFFCAPNIQTLLAGEILAGIPWGVFQSIAISYAAEVCPVALRGYLTSYGNFCWGWGQLVGIGVIKSQFGRTDQWAYRIPYGLMWMFYPPLIIGIYFAPESPWWLVRKGRIEQAKKSLLRLTSSKTDPTFDATETIDMIRHTTELEQDITSGASYLDCFKGVNLRRTEIVCMLWATQNLAGNTFSNYSTYFFEQAGLTGQIPYDFAMGQYAINMVGTFGAWYLMTKMGRRTLFVGGLCGLCVTLLSIGFVGLVPESKKQAASLATGALMLVWAVFYQCSVGTLAFSLVAEMSTRRLQIKTVALGRAAYNVAAIISNVLTPYMINPTAWNWGNYAGFFWGGSCFLVLIYAYFRVPEPSGRTFAELDILFERKVPARKFKTTEVNAFDVALHHQVGEDKPDGEISHVERV
- a CDS encoding MFS transporter, SP family, general alpha glucoside:H symporter, variant 2 — protein: MVGVTGISLSSEELKTQDVEQNEKLDSTTNMFTNAAAATDKEHKMTLWQGCKLYPKAILWSVLISSCCAMEGYDISLVGNFYAFDPFNRKYGVQGADGTYQVPARWQTGLSNGAQCGQILGLIVNGLATERFGYRIVILACLIWLTGVTAIFFCAPNIQTLLAGEILAGIPWGVFQSIAISYAAEVCPVALRGYLTSYGNFCWGWGQLVGIGVIKSQFGRTDQWAYRIPYGLMWMFYPPLIIGIYFAPESPWWLVRKGRIEQAKKSLLRLTSSKTDPTFDATETIDMIRHTTELEQDITSGASYLDCFKGVNLRRTEIVCMLWATQNLAGNTFSNYSTYFFEQAGLTGQIPYDFAMGQYAINMVGTFGAWYLMTKMGRRTLFVGGLCGLCVTLLSIGFVGLVPESKKQAASLATGALMLVWAVFYQCSVG